Part of the Betta splendens chromosome 17, fBetSpl5.4, whole genome shotgun sequence genome, CTATTCAGTGTCCAGGACAGTGAACAGTTTGCATGTGTCATTCTCCATCTgccgctgcagcttcactgataCGCAGGCGGAAGGTGGCGGGACGAGAGCTGCGCTCCGATGGCGGAGGTCTGAGTCGAGCAGCGAGGGACCGCGCGCTGCCGTCTCCACATCAGCCGGAGCCTCCCTCCAACTTCCACAACTCACTCCTGCTTCAGTGCCGAGTGAAAAATACCCCAGAGCCGGGGGCAACGAAGTGCTGGCGTCGTTTATCGTATTCCACGCTCAGATGTGGGACATTCAGCAGTCAGTGCATCTCTAGAGGTTGATGGCTGAGACGTCAGATTGATTCGTTGAGGGAAAGTGCATCGAAATGGGTTGTATTGCAGTTTAATCTCATCTAGTCTCCTTTTCCCACGTAGCTGCAAGGACTGTTAAGTATCTCTACAATAGTTTGGATTATATAAATCCTAATCTAGCATACATTTGTTTAGGTAGTATCTAGACTGGTGTAAGCTGCCTAAAAATAGATGTTTCTGCaataaaaatactaaaaataagTTATACTGGCATGTATCTGGGTTGTAGCAGTTCACAGTTTATCCTTTCAGCTCAAGGAGTAGAAACATAAATGTTCTTCCAGGGAGGTTCGACTGGCACCCGTCCATGCGTCTGTGCTCGCATGATGTGCGGCCATGGGTCGACCCGGTCCGTTCCGTCCCCGCCTTCGGGCCGCGCTCCGTTTCCACCGGCTGACGGCTCGTCTCAGcggcatcagctcctgctgcagacagcGTGACAAACAAAGGGGGGAACAGTTTAGATTCAGAGCTCCACGTACGAAGGAGGCGCCGGTCACATGGCGTTTCTGAGGAAACGCGCCCTAATCTGTGCTGTGCTGGAAGTGAGGcgctgtgtgtgtccttgtgcgTCTTGAGTCATTTgcggaggagaacagtggagcAGGGTTTATCAAAGTTGTGGGGACGATGTAGGTGCGTGTTCAGATGTGTGCATCTCTGAAAACCAGTGTTCATTGGCTGATAATGAGAAAATGTGCAGGCTGTCACATTGTTTGTGGTCTCTTTATACAAGcaacaaagcacaaacacaatttaTACATAAAGCTGAATTCACACGGTGCTATTAGGTTTCAGAGTGAGTCTTTTAAACAGAGTTTTCATTATCCAGGAGTTTTTGAAGGTTGCTCCAACGCGCCAAGGAAATAAATCCAGGACAACTGAAAACAAGTTTATAGAGTCTCCAGACATCTTTACTGCAGACGTACAGCAGAAAGTCTGTCGAACCGCCAGGAATTACAGCTGTCACAGACGACGGGCCCAAAGAGCCGCCTGGAAGACGCCGTCGGAGAGAATCATGCTGTCGGTCTGACAGAAGAGAGTGGAGCCGGTCAACAACACACGAGTCGCGTTGGCTCTGCACAGCACGCATTCATATCTCAGCCGAAAACCTGTAAAACCCACGCTTCCTATCAGGAAGAAGACGTGGCTTATAATGTGTTCCGTTCACATTTGGGGCCAATAATGTTTAATATTGAAGCACAAACAGGCTgattgttacagtatgttagtGGTAAATTGATAAAACACACCTTTGTTCAGCAGCATTAATCATGATACACGATGTCCCAGTGACCCCTGGATTCTGCTTATTTGGGGACATAAGACGTTTTTGGAATCTAGCGCATCCTTTAAATGTGATGACTTCCTATAAaaagctgtgagtgtgtgtgtgtgtgtgtgtgtgtgtgtgtgtgtgtgtgtgtgtgtgtgtgtgtgtgtgtgtgtgtgtgtgtcttgtgatGATGGTCAGTGTAACATTGAACCTGCTCTGGGTGACTAATTCAGATGAATCAGGCCTTTAAAGAACAGCATCCGTGCTTTAATAGATTCTGAATGCAAAAAGGCTGCATTAAACCTCCTGTGGCTCAATAATAACTCCTCATCTGGTTAAATGGACGCCTCTATCCTATCAAACGTCATAATTAGAcccctcctctccatcagcCGCTCTGACTGCCGTCTCTCGtcctaaagctgcagcagaatgggctggagctctgcttcgTCTACATGGACGTCGCACGTAAAGCACGTGGCCGGGTTTTATGATCAGAACCAGATTGAGCTTGCCCAAGTCAGACGCCAGAAAAATAGATTGCAGTTCCGCATAGTCCGCGCAAGAGGGGGGTGCAGAAAGGCGCGCGTGTGACTCTGCAGCACCGGTGGACGTCTGCGGGACTTTAACACGAGCATCTGCCGTTTGACTCCTCTCCGGAGCCGCAGGGACGGGTTTCACAGATGTCGGGTTGTTATTGAGCGTCTGCTTCTGGTTTGTAGTTCATCTGAATGTGGCGCTACCGGGAAATGACGCCGGCTCTGAGTCAGAGCCTCGATGGTCCTGTAAATATAATGACGCTTCTCTCGTGTCACGTGACACCAGAACGGCCCAGAAAAGACGGAGCCGCTGCCAACTTTCAGTTCCCTCGAAGTCATGACTAagttacactgtaaaaaaactCGACTCGAGATTTTATCTGCAAAGTCGAGTGGTTAAAGTGGAGGAATTTTGCGCTGCTTTGAGAGAACTCCACGCGTTTGATGTGAAAGCCGTTCACTGCGTCGCGTGAAACTCGATCCCTGCTGCTCTCGACCACACGCGTCACGCTCCCCACTCGGAACGAGGCCGACACGTTTTGCAGTGGAGTGGAGGCTGGGAAATCATGTGACATCAACAAAAGCAGATACACTACGCCCACTCCACCACCGCCCACACGcagccgccacacacacacacacacacacacacacacacacacacacacacacacacacacacacacacacacacacacacaaactccccTCTGTAACAGGCGGCTGCAATTCATTTAGTGCCAGTAAACACGGCCAACGTCatcagctcagacacaaacatcaaCAAAGGAGAAAGGTCGACGTGTTCCTGAACTCACCATGAGTTGTTCCCCCGCCTGCTCTCTTTGACCTCCATTTGCTGCACCAGGGTCTCATGTTTCGGGCCCCGTGGCACCGGGGCAgaccaccccctccctccctcacaccaTGCTGGTGCTCTGGcggcccctgctcgggtgggcgGGGGTCTTCAGAGGCCTGGGGGGCGCGTGCAGACCCTTGCCACACCGCCCGTTCTGCGGATACGGCGGAGGCTTGTGGTTCttggaggtggaggtgctgtTCCCAACGATGACCTTGGGGTCCAGGCTCCgcgggtgctggtgctggtgcggGTCCGAGTGCGGGGGGTCTCCCGGGGGGCACATGTGAGGCAGGTGGCCGTTGGCGGCCGGCCGGTCGGCGTCCCTGGCGTGAGCGGGGGGGGTGAAGCGGCTGGTTTTGACGACGGACGCGACATGGACAGGTGACGGAGAGTTAGTCCTTAGGATGATGCGGTCCTCGTCCGCGAGGACCGGCCCGGCGTCCGCCGCGCGTGCGGAGCCGCGGGGGCGGCTGGTCGACTCCTGAGCGATGGCCGGCGTCTCGTCGCCGAGGTCCATGTTGGCTGTGAGGCGATCGATTTGCTGGACCACCTGAATAACAATAGGCACAGTCAATACTCAGACAATACTGAGTACTCCACTATGACCAGTGTAGATACAGTATGTGCCCTGTGGACGGATCTCGGCCTCCTAATCATCCAGCGGCTCATGCAGAGGTCACGCTGATTTCTGCTTCACCCTTTGTAGATATTTTTAAGGTGGCTTATTTATAACTGATGACATTTAGGGTCTGGCAGCGAGCGGAGCGGGACGAATGGAGCCCAGAGCAGAACAGGTTCACAATGAGTGCGATCCTGAGAACCTCAGCACTGAACTCCAGCTAACAAACCTCTGGACGCCGTTATTTTAATGCAGCCGAGTGGAACTAGCTGCATTTCCCTCCATTAAGGACCCTCAGTCACGTTCTGACTGTGATTCAAGCTGAAGCTGCGCGCTTCGTTTCCAGGCGTCTCAGACCTGTTTGATCTGTAGCGCAGCATCAGACGCACGGGCTCTGAGGCAGTGCTACGTTACGGCTGCATGCGAGAACAGACCCCAGCCGGGCCTTTTAATGCGTCGCTGCCCGTTTTCTGCAGCGCTCCGCGAACGGTCAGTGAAAATGGCTCTGAATCGCCGCTTCGCTGAGAGATGACGAGTGAGTGACGAGCGACGCGGTCACCGAGCTCTCACACGTATCATCACCCGAGCCTCGCGTCGGCGCTCTGAGGAAAGCTAACATGCACCGGGGCGGCTCCTCCTACCTCTTTCATCTCCACGTGAACTTGCTTCAAACCCCCCAACACGTCCTCCAGATCCGTCACCACCTGTCGGATCTGATCCCTCACCGAGTCCCGTCGGCCCTTCTGCCTCGCTGCCTCCGACGCGCGGCACCGGTGGCCGGTGGCGGTTGTCGCGATGGAGGACTCTGGGCTGGTGACGCCGGAGGAGGCGGCGTGGGGGGgggtcctcctcctgctttggtTCAAGTGCTGCTGTGGGACTTCTGTGgggaagaagcctctgtgggcgCCGCTCTGCCCGTTGCAGTCCTCTGATCCGCCCCTCTGCCCGGCCCGGTCCTGATGGCTATCTCTCCCGGCGCCGTGCTGGAGGAAGGCAGGCCCGGCTCCGCCGAGGCCGTTGGGCAGGGGCAGAGGGGGGCTGCGTGGCCCGGAGGAGCACCCgcatccttcctcctcctgctcatccaCCGTGACGTATCTGACGCTCCTCCGGTGCCGGTgcccgtgacctctgacctggagATGGGGGAGAGGATGTGGCACCAGCGCCGCGCAGCCACACGGCGGGACGGGCGGGAGGCGCCTCAGCCCGGCCTCCGGCGGGGGGCTCCGCTGggccgggtccgggtccggcgCCGGGTCGTGATGACCCGGCCCTGCGAACACAGGCCTCCTCTGTGGGCTGCGCTGAGCGCTGGCTCCGGTCCTGTCTCTCCCCCTTGGAGCCGTCCGCCCGGCCCGGCGCCCCGGCCCGTTGGGCTGCCGGGGGCGGAGGCAGCCGTGGCAGGCGCCGTGCTGGAGGACGCGGTGGAAGCCCGCGGTCTGAGCGCCGTCTGTGTACATGTCCCAAGGAGTCGCGAGGCGGGCGAGGAAAGCgttcagagcagcagcggtCTCCGCCCCTGCCTGCCGCCTGCAGCCCAGTCATTCACTCGCTCTGCTTTCCTCATCCGCGTCTTCCCACAAGAAAACTTTTCTTCGGCTCcggtctctcctctccctccctttccttcctgcctgttgtttcccttcttcttcttctcttcgtCTCTACacccgttctcctcctccctccactcgtTCTCCTACTTCTCCTAACTTTTTCTCCCTCCACCCCTGTAGCCCTGTCTCCTACACGGggcccttctcctccctccctccctctctttctacCTCTCCCGCCTCGTTGTTCTGTCTCATTTGCTGCTgcaggctctctctctctctctctctctctctctctctctctctctcgggcTGTGTATTTCCcgtttcctcccctcccctcctctctcccgctgtcctctccttctccacctctcaCTTTGGCTGTTGCCTGTGGTATATTCCCTCACGGAGCCGACCGTACCTGAATGTGCGAATTCCTTCTCTCGGCGCCGCCTGAACTCCGCTCGCTCCGCGCGGCTCCCGTGGCGACGGACTCCGCGCGGCTCTGTCCCTCCACGACCGCGTGAAGGAGCCTCGGCTCCGGTGCTGAGCTCATTAGCCCAACAACAGCCTTTGCACTCTGCAATTAAACACTGCCTGGGATTCCTCGGccggagacggagagaggaggggagggtgagggaggggaggagagaagcactgGGGGAGGTGGGGTTTCGAACATAGAGGCAGCAGACAGTTCTGTAAGTCAAGGAGACGGAGCCGCTGCCTCTGTACAAGGGGAACATTTTTCATTACTGTGTAACTCCTTTTAtctgcagctccttcctctctttgtccTTCGCCACTCCTGTCATTCACACTCCTTAAAGGCAATTCATCTCAGCAGTTGAGGAAAAACTCCagtctgagagcagacagcgcCGCAGCTCTGTGCAGGAAAGTCCCCTCAAGTCCACACAAAACCCGTGTGTTCAAATCATCCTCCATCAGGCTCACGGCAGATGCACAGGATGATAAAAAAACACCAGCACGCCACGTCCGCGGCcgcggcagctgcagccagtgttTGTTCCCAAGGGAAATAAAGAGGAGCTTTGAAAACAATGCGCGGCACAAGGGAAGCACTGGGAATAACAGCAGAGGAGTGTGACGGGGATCCATCGGCCCCAGAGGCTGTGGGTTCAAACACAGCTGGGAACAACCTGTGAGCAGAACCTGCATGATGGAGGTGAGGGCAGCAACAGTGTTCGGCTCCGTTACTACGTCATGTGTAGAAACCAGAGCTGCATTccagacagagaggaacacaCAGGAGCATCGTTCTTCAAACAGCTGATTCGCTGCCTAATGAAACGGCATTTTTGGCAATATTTCCACCTGAGTCCGACGCGTCGGGATCTCTTCTAAACGTTCTATATGAAACCGCTGCACTCAGCTCCGCATGTCTCATACATATTCATGCTCTCAATCCAGTCTAAAGACAGAAAGTCGATGAGAGGAGACACACAGCACCGCGAGCTGCCGTCTTAAACTCGGCATTTCTCAGCAGGTGTTCCTCAGGCAAATCCTGAGCTACAAAAGCAATATGAAAGGTTGCGGCTGTCACACTGTCTGCGCTCATACATATAGATGGGTGTAGTAAGTTGCCTCAGAAAGTTCCCAGCCGAGACGCTCTTACATCACATTTCTTTGTGCCGACCTGCCCGGCTCTCGCTTCGCTGCACAACTTCGGGGCAACTGTGGAGCAGAGAATAGGAGCCACACTTCACTGCGCGCCGCCCGGTCCTCGCCGGGGTCAAGATGACCTAATTAGCACATATGGATACTTCTAAATGAGTGTATACCCAGTGCTCAGCGTGCTGGTGGGGGTTTGTCACATGGCGTGTGGCCCATTTACCCTCCAGCAAACGCAGGGGCCTAGAAACGGACTGATGCAGACGCCAGCGTGCCACATCGTGCAACTTCCAGGTTTAGACTGATTGGAGCGTTAGCTTGCAAGAGAGAAATCCCATGGTGATGTTTGTGACATCAACACGTCCATATGCACGATTTAACCTCATTAAACACAACAGCACTACAGCAAAAACCTGAGTGCATTTATTAAGTTTCAACATTTTGACGGGTGTGATACCTGCAGAGAACTGAATGTGCAGCTTTGTGGCACATTAGCGTGAAGATCAGCTCATTTGTGGGGATTCGCTGTGAATAGAACTGGACCCGCTCCACATCAAACGACCGACAGGCACAGTTTGCAGCTAGTCGGCGAAAGCAGCGAAGCGTTCAGCAGCCGCAGACGGATTCACCTCAGGGGCCGGCGGAGACGAACAGCTGACTGAATGCTGAGCCTCGCTTCGTGACTCCAGGTGAACgattttcatgtgtgtgtgtgtgtgtgtgtgtgtgtgtgtgtgtttgctgaattTTTTCAGGCGACGGCGTCTCAGCTCGCAGCTTGTGTGAAGCTTGAATCTAggtgctgcaggtttttttatttaattccatCAACTTTGCTTCGTCATGACTTGTTGCTGGGTTGATTTGACAGCGATGTGTCATTGGCGTCTGCGTCACATCCACAGATGGCTCCTCTGTAGCTGATGAAGCTCTCCACATGTGCTGACGCTGGCTCACAGGTAATAATTCACTGACCCCATGCTCTTTGTTCTGGGGGGGGTGTGAGTATTTTAAACTCCCAATCACCTACATTATAATTATAACAGAGCACAGTCAAGCTAAAAACAGCTTTTAGCTCCCACCGACCAGCCGTCTGTGCTACAGAGGCGCTTAATTGAAATCTGTAATTGTTTCAGAGTCCTGGGTTTGTTCAGGCgtcggtgctgcagcagcacaaatcTGCATCTTTTCCTCCGCGCCGCAGTCTCCTGAACAACAGCGACAGGTTTAATAAAGAAAATTGAGCACAGATAATGGCTTCTACCTGTTTTCCTGTTATTTGCCAAGTCTACAAAAAGAATGAGGATCCCAGATATAGTGCCCACTGAGTGGTGTGATGAGTATGAACAGTTCCTGCATCTGTGGATGAGGTCAATCTAATTCCACTCTCAAACGATCTCCTAATATGAGTAAATTATAGCATTTCCTGAGGAGCCGCTGCCTTCGCCAAATTGCAAGTAACATTTTCGTCTAAAAATTAGATTACATGTTACTTTATGTTACTTCACTGTCAGAAAGTAAGTAAGTGGCAAATTAGATGTTAAAAATACCCAGAACTGGCAGCAGAATCACACTGATTCTCCTCCGGTCGCATCTTAAAGGTGAAATAATGTCCAAAAGCCTTTGGAGCAGGATTAAACTCGTCGAGGCGAGACAAAGTGTCCTGCACTTTGAAGCAGCCGCAGTCGGCAGCTATTTTCTCTGCAGTGACAAGAAATAGCGCCGGGCCCACTCTGCATCTCAATCTCACACCCGGCGAGCTCATATCATATATCAGAGCTCAGTGTGTCTATACATGTCCTGCTCTCGCGGAGGACAATGGCTGCGTTGTTCCAGGCAATTATAAAGCGATTTGTATTTGTCGTagcaacatgaaaacactggGACTTATGAGGTGACTTCTGTGGTAGGACAATGTGCATTTTGCTTTAGAATGTGAAAAACTCTCAAAAGGCATTCATCGCATGCAACTGAGAGGCTGGAGACATCGTCCAGGCGGTGCACGAGAGCGCCTGCGTCTCTATGAGGCCTTCAAGGACACCACGAGGGACTCAGCTAAAAAAAGGCCTCGACTCCGAATGACAATGGCAAAGAGCACTAATGGACGGGCTAATGGCGGCGAGCGGCAGCGTTGCCTTGGGACGCGCGGCTGAGACGGCTCGCGGAGCGCTGTTGCCACGGCCGCCAGCAGGAAATGGGAGCGAGATGATTCATTCCGTCCTGCCGGCGTGAGATGTGACAAAGACGCGGCGctgaaagcaaatgaaacagaGCCCGCGTTCACCTGGTTTAGCTTCAGAAGGGAAGGGGtggtgagtgggggggggcgtTTGTCCCTGCATGACGGCGCATGGGACGTAGCACAGCCGCTGAACGGCCTCTGGCTTCATGAGGAAGGTGAAGCCCTGGACCTGCCTGGGTCGATGGACACATGATGgatgctctgctctgagcttcCTATG contains:
- the si:ch211-178n15.1 gene encoding uncharacterized protein si:ch211-178n15.1 yields the protein MYTDGAQTAGFHRVLQHGACHGCLRPRQPNGPGRRAGRTAPRGRDRTGASAQRSPQRRPVFAGPGHHDPAPDPDPAQRSPPPEAGLRRLPPVPPCGCAALVPHPLPHLQVRGHGHRHRRSVRYVTVDEQEEEGCGCSSGPRSPPLPLPNGLGGAGPAFLQHGAGRDSHQDRAGQRGGSEDCNGQSGAHRGFFPTEVPQQHLNQSRRRTPPHAASSGVTSPESSIATTATGHRCRASEAARQKGRRDSVRDQIRQVVTDLEDVLGGLKQVHVEMKEVVQQIDRLTANMDLGDETPAIAQESTSRPRGSARAADAGPVLADEDRIILRTNSPSPVHVASVVKTSRFTPPAHARDADRPAANGHLPHMCPPGDPPHSDPHQHQHPRSLDPKVIVGNSTSTSKNHKPPPYPQNGRCGKGLHAPPRPLKTPAHPSRGRQSTSMV